From the genome of Gaiellales bacterium, one region includes:
- a CDS encoding ADP-ribosylglycohydrolase family protein — protein LPVRRRDPAGMADRARGALLGLAAGDALGAAVEWLHPEQIHARYGGPLRDLVESPPWERGEWTDDTAMAMELATSLAEKGEYDEEDVFSRYAMWARSGPKDIGSTVAAALMRARSVDEARGLAAAYHESSGGMSVGNGSLMRTAPLALRYRNDAGALERISREESSITHYDPLAGDACAWLNLTLAALVRGRKLPRSTSAAATAAEEAIGASEQVLAAEAQERMGFVLTALRIGFAAAFGRPDVESAVVFAVNMGGDADTNGAVAGALAGARHGAATIPARWIEPLLAHERIGGLANRLVRA, from the coding sequence CGCTGCCAGTGAGGCGGCGCGACCCGGCGGGGATGGCCGACCGCGCCCGCGGCGCGCTGCTCGGCCTGGCGGCCGGCGACGCCCTCGGCGCCGCGGTCGAGTGGCTCCACCCCGAGCAGATCCACGCCCGCTACGGCGGCCCGCTGCGCGACCTGGTCGAGTCGCCGCCGTGGGAGCGGGGCGAGTGGACGGACGACACCGCGATGGCCATGGAGCTCGCGACCAGCCTGGCGGAGAAGGGCGAGTACGACGAGGAGGACGTCTTCTCGCGGTACGCGATGTGGGCGCGGTCCGGCCCGAAGGACATCGGCTCGACCGTCGCCGCGGCGCTGATGCGGGCCCGGTCGGTGGACGAGGCCCGGGGCCTGGCGGCCGCCTACCACGAGTCGAGCGGCGGCATGAGCGTCGGCAACGGGTCGCTCATGCGCACGGCGCCGCTCGCGCTGCGCTACCGAAACGACGCCGGCGCGCTCGAGCGGATCTCGCGCGAGGAGTCGTCCATCACGCATTACGACCCGCTCGCCGGCGACGCCTGCGCGTGGCTCAACCTCACGCTGGCGGCGCTCGTGCGGGGGCGCAAGCTGCCGCGGTCGACGTCCGCCGCGGCCACGGCGGCCGAGGAGGCAATCGGCGCGTCCGAGCAGGTGCTCGCGGCCGAGGCGCAGGAGCGGATGGGCTTCGTCCTGACGGCGCTTCGGATCGGCTTTGCGGCGGCGTTCGGCCGGCCCGACGTCGAGTCGGCGGTCGTGTTCGCGGTCAACATGGGCGGCGATGCCGACACGAACGGCGCCGTCGCCGGCGCCCTCGCCGGCGCCCGCCACGGCGCGGCCACCATCCCGGCCCGCTGGATCGAGCCGCTGCTCGCCCACGAGCGCATCGGCGGCCTCGCCAACCGGCTCGTACGGGCCTAG
- the glpX gene encoding class II fructose-bisphosphatase — MVEAPDRNLALELVRVTEAAALACARWVGFGDKIAADRAAVDAMRHMLATVEMDGVVVIGEGEKDEAPMLFNGERIGTHQGVAVDVAVDPLEGTELVARGQPNALAVVAASESGTMFDPGPCVYMEKLACGADIDEPLDLDAPMEETLEMVARAKGGRVRDLMVVILDRPRHEEMVGRIRKAGARIRFIPHGDVAGSMMAATPDTGIDLLWGIGGTPEGVLSAAAFKCLGGQLVGRLWPRDEDEARRARDAGYDLDKVLSVDDLIRGENVFFAATGVTDGDLLRGVRYQRGGARTQSLVMRSKSGTVRTLQATHSLEKLAAVAGERYR, encoded by the coding sequence GTGGTTGAAGCACCAGATCGAAACCTCGCACTCGAGCTCGTGCGGGTCACCGAGGCGGCCGCGCTCGCCTGCGCCCGGTGGGTCGGGTTCGGCGACAAGATCGCCGCCGACCGGGCCGCCGTCGACGCGATGCGCCACATGCTGGCGACCGTGGAGATGGACGGCGTCGTCGTGATCGGCGAGGGGGAGAAGGACGAGGCGCCGATGCTCTTCAACGGCGAGCGCATCGGCACCCACCAGGGCGTCGCCGTCGACGTGGCGGTCGACCCGCTCGAGGGGACGGAGCTCGTCGCCCGTGGCCAGCCGAACGCGCTCGCGGTCGTCGCCGCGTCGGAGTCGGGGACGATGTTCGACCCCGGCCCATGCGTCTACATGGAGAAGCTCGCCTGCGGCGCCGACATCGACGAGCCGCTCGACCTCGACGCGCCCATGGAGGAGACGCTCGAGATGGTCGCCCGGGCCAAGGGCGGCCGCGTCCGCGACCTGATGGTGGTGATCCTCGACCGGCCCCGGCACGAGGAGATGGTGGGGCGCATCCGCAAGGCCGGCGCCCGCATCCGCTTCATCCCGCACGGCGACGTGGCGGGGTCGATGATGGCGGCGACGCCGGATACCGGCATCGACCTGCTCTGGGGCATCGGCGGGACGCCCGAGGGCGTGCTCTCCGCGGCGGCGTTCAAGTGCCTCGGCGGCCAGCTGGTCGGCCGGCTGTGGCCGCGCGACGAGGACGAGGCGAGGCGCGCCCGCGACGCGGGGTACGACCTCGACAAGGTGCTCTCCGTCGACGATCTGATCCGGGGCGAGAACGTCTTCTTCGCCGCCACCGGCGTCACCGACGGCGACCTGCTCCGGGGGGTGCGCTACCAGCGCGGCGGGGCGCGGACGCAGTCGCTCGTGATGCGCTCGAAGTCGGGGACGGTGCGCACGCTCCAGGCGACACACTCGCTGGAGAAGCTGGCCGCGGTGGCCGGCGAGCGCTACCGCTGA
- a CDS encoding helix-turn-helix transcriptional regulator: MQNLIRELRASAGLSQGKLATEMGVSRQTINAIETGRYTPSLPLAIALARFFSRPVEEVFDADADANDA, from the coding sequence ATGCAGAACCTGATCCGAGAGCTGCGCGCATCCGCGGGCCTGTCGCAGGGCAAGCTCGCGACCGAGATGGGGGTCTCGCGGCAAACGATCAACGCGATCGAGACGGGCCGTTACACCCCGTCGCTGCCGCTCGCCATCGCCCTCGCGCGGTTCTTCTCCCGTCCAGTTGAGGAGGTCTTCGATGCAGATGCGGATGCGAATGATGCATAG
- a CDS encoding YbaK/EbsC family protein encodes MSETRGTTALRTAGVEHRLMRYAYSSEGGALQAAADLDVEPARMFKSLVARAGDELVFALLAADAVLSPKKLAAAAGVKHSRLAEPKEAERATGYQVGGISPLGSRKRLRVFLDVGAEEFARICLNAGNRGHIVEVATAELVELTGATVVDLRAVA; translated from the coding sequence GTGAGCGAGACTCGGGGAACGACTGCGCTGCGCACGGCCGGCGTCGAGCACCGGCTCATGCGCTACGCGTACAGCTCCGAGGGAGGCGCCCTCCAGGCCGCCGCCGACCTGGATGTGGAGCCGGCGCGGATGTTCAAGAGCCTCGTCGCCAGGGCGGGCGACGAGCTCGTGTTCGCCCTCCTCGCGGCCGACGCGGTGCTCTCGCCGAAGAAGCTCGCCGCGGCCGCCGGCGTGAAGCACTCACGTCTGGCCGAGCCCAAGGAGGCCGAGCGCGCGACCGGCTACCAGGTGGGCGGGATCAGCCCGCTCGGCTCGCGCAAGCGGCTGCGGGTGTTCCTCGACGTGGGCGCCGAGGAGTTCGCGCGCATCTGCCTGAACGCCGGCAACCGCGGCCACATCGTGGAAGTCGCCACCGCCGAGCTGGTCGAGCTGACCGGGGCGACGGTGGTCGACCTCCGGGCGGTGGCATGA